In Treponema vincentii, a single window of DNA contains:
- a CDS encoding 50S ribosomal protein L23, protein MQYTDVIIAPVLTEKSNEMREQRKYVFKVDPRSTKVQIKEAVRKLFNVKVLNCAVVNVDGKMRRVRYRAGKTASWKKAIVTLAEGESIKVFEGA, encoded by the coding sequence ATGCAATATACTGATGTTATTATAGCGCCTGTGCTTACGGAAAAATCAAACGAAATGCGTGAGCAGCGTAAATATGTTTTTAAGGTGGATCCGCGCTCTACAAAGGTGCAGATTAAGGAAGCAGTACGGAAGCTTTTTAATGTGAAAGTGCTTAATTGTGCTGTTGTAAACGTCGACGGAAAAATGCGTCGAGTTCGCTATCGGGCAGGTAAGACTGCAAGCTGGAAAAAAGCTATTGTGACGCTTGCTGAAGGCGAATCGATTAAAGTTTTTGAAGGTGCATAA
- the rplD gene encoding 50S ribosomal protein L4, giving the protein MEKKVYSIDGKELRTIELNDAVFGLPVNEDVIYYAITNELANMRVGTACTKGRAEVNGSNAKPYKQKGTGRARRGDKKSPLLIGGGTIFGPKPRDYSYAIPKKAKRLAMKSILSLKAQDEDRLVVIEDFTVETGKTKDLVKILQAFVQDERTVLVLKDDDAMLKRAGKNIPTLSFLTYNRLRAHDLFYGRKVLMLESAAKNLSSFYAVEGAE; this is encoded by the coding sequence ATGGAAAAGAAAGTCTATTCGATTGATGGTAAGGAATTGCGGACAATTGAACTTAACGATGCGGTGTTCGGTTTGCCTGTGAATGAAGATGTCATTTACTATGCCATTACAAATGAATTAGCAAATATGCGTGTCGGTACGGCGTGTACAAAAGGCCGTGCTGAGGTAAACGGTTCTAATGCAAAGCCGTATAAGCAGAAGGGTACGGGGCGTGCGCGCCGTGGTGATAAAAAATCACCGCTTCTGATCGGCGGCGGTACGATTTTCGGGCCGAAGCCGCGTGATTACAGCTATGCAATTCCGAAAAAAGCAAAGCGGTTGGCGATGAAATCTATTTTGAGCTTGAAAGCTCAGGATGAAGACCGTCTTGTTGTTATAGAAGATTTTACGGTTGAAACCGGTAAAACGAAAGATCTGGTGAAGATATTGCAGGCATTTGTTCAGGATGAGCGCACGGTGCTTGTTTTGAAAGATGATGATGCAATGTTGAAGCGTGCCGGAAAAAATATTCCTACGCTGTCGTTTTTAACGTATAACCGTTTGCGTGCGCACGATCTGTTTTATGGACGGAAAGTGCTGATGCTTGAGTCTGCTGCAAAAAATCTTTCGAGTTTTTATGCGGTCGAGGGGGCTGAGTAA
- the rplC gene encoding 50S ribosomal protein L3 — protein sequence MVGLIGKKIGMTQLFDDEGRLTPVTVLQVVPNTVVAVKDADHFGYEAVVLGAGELKEGRVSKVYANQFAEGVAPVRLLKEFRGFDKEVTVGAKIGVEVLESVRYLDITAISKGKGFQGVVKRYGFGGGRASHGSKFHREPGSTGQCTSPGRSFKNVKMPGHMGAERVTVQNLRIEKIDPELGVVMVRGSVPGKKDAVVFLKSAVKRER from the coding sequence ATGGTTGGTCTGATTGGTAAAAAAATCGGCATGACCCAGTTGTTTGATGACGAGGGGCGGCTGACACCTGTTACCGTTTTGCAAGTAGTGCCGAATACGGTGGTCGCGGTAAAAGATGCGGATCATTTCGGTTATGAAGCGGTTGTATTAGGAGCGGGTGAATTAAAAGAAGGACGTGTTTCAAAGGTGTATGCGAATCAATTTGCAGAAGGTGTTGCTCCTGTCCGTCTTTTAAAAGAATTTAGAGGTTTTGATAAAGAAGTTACCGTTGGTGCAAAAATCGGTGTCGAAGTTTTGGAATCTGTCCGGTATCTTGATATTACCGCGATTTCAAAGGGAAAGGGCTTTCAGGGTGTTGTAAAGCGCTATGGTTTCGGCGGTGGACGTGCTTCTCACGGTTCAAAGTTTCACCGTGAGCCCGGTTCGACAGGGCAGTGCACCAGTCCGGGGCGATCGTTTAAAAACGTTAAAATGCCCGGTCACATGGGTGCCGAACGAGTAACGGTACAGAATTTGCGGATTGAAAAAATAGATCCCGAATTGGGCGTCGTTATGGTACGTGGTTCCGTTCCCGGTAAAAAGGATGCGGTTGTGTTCCTTAAATCCGCTGTAAAACGGGAAAGATAA
- the rpsJ gene encoding 30S ribosomal protein S10: protein MAKEKIRVKLRGFDVELVDQSSKAIVQAVQKVGAKVLRPIPLPTRINKFTVLRSPHVNKKSREQFEMRTHKRLIDIIEPSADVMNALMALELSAGVDVEIKQ, encoded by the coding sequence ATGGCTAAGGAAAAGATTCGCGTTAAACTTCGCGGATTTGATGTTGAGTTGGTTGATCAAAGTTCTAAAGCAATTGTACAGGCAGTACAGAAAGTTGGAGCAAAGGTGTTGAGGCCTATTCCGCTCCCTACGCGCATTAATAAGTTTACTGTGCTTCGTTCTCCGCACGTAAATAAAAAGTCGCGCGAACAGTTCGAAATGCGGACGCATAAACGGTTGATCGATATTATTGAACCTTCTGCGGATGTGATGAATGCTTTAATGGCGTTGGAGCTTTCGGCAGGGGTTGACGTAGAAATTAAACAATAA
- the tuf gene encoding elongation factor Tu, translating into MAKEKFERTKVHMNVGTIGHVDHGKTTLSAAITTYCAKKYGDKLLKYDEIDNAPEEKARGITINTRHLEYQSDKRHYAHIDCPGHADYVKNMITGAAQMDGAILVVSAPDSVMPQTKEHILLARQVGVPSIIVFLNKVDLVDDPELIELVEEEVRETLESYGFPRDTPIIKGSAFKALADGASVEDTACIEELLKTMDSYFADPVRDDAKPFLMPIEDIFTISGRGTVVTGRIERGVINLNEEVEIVGIKPTKKTVVTGIEMFNKLLDQGMAGDNVGLLLRGIDKKEVERGQVLAKPGTIQPHTKFEAQIYVLSKDEGGRHSPFFTGYRPQFYFRTTDITGTVTLPQGVDMVKPGDNTKIIGELIHPIAMDKGLKLAIREGGRTIASGQVTEILA; encoded by the coding sequence ATGGCAAAGGAAAAGTTCGAGAGAACAAAAGTTCACATGAATGTTGGTACCATCGGTCACGTTGACCATGGTAAGACAACTCTTTCGGCAGCGATCACTACTTATTGTGCGAAAAAGTATGGTGATAAGCTTCTTAAATATGATGAGATTGATAATGCGCCGGAGGAAAAGGCTCGTGGTATTACTATTAATACTCGTCACTTGGAGTACCAGTCCGACAAGCGTCACTACGCACACATCGACTGTCCCGGACACGCCGACTATGTTAAGAACATGATTACCGGCGCTGCTCAGATGGATGGTGCAATCCTTGTTGTTTCTGCTCCGGACTCGGTTATGCCTCAGACTAAAGAGCATATCCTGCTTGCTCGTCAGGTTGGTGTTCCTTCTATTATCGTTTTCCTTAATAAGGTTGATCTTGTTGACGATCCTGAGCTTATTGAATTGGTAGAAGAAGAAGTTCGTGAAACCCTTGAGTCTTACGGCTTTCCGCGTGACACGCCGATTATCAAAGGGTCTGCATTCAAGGCCTTGGCTGACGGCGCTTCTGTTGAAGATACTGCTTGTATCGAAGAATTGCTGAAGACGATGGATAGCTATTTTGCTGATCCTGTTCGTGATGATGCGAAGCCGTTCTTGATGCCGATTGAAGATATCTTTACGATTTCCGGACGCGGTACTGTTGTTACCGGGCGTATCGAACGCGGTGTCATCAATCTTAACGAAGAAGTTGAAATTGTCGGTATTAAGCCGACGAAGAAAACTGTTGTTACCGGTATCGAAATGTTCAACAAGCTGCTTGATCAAGGTATGGCTGGTGATAACGTCGGTCTCTTGCTTCGCGGTATTGATAAGAAAGAGGTTGAAAGAGGTCAGGTATTGGCTAAGCCGGGTACCATTCAGCCCCATACTAAGTTTGAAGCGCAAATTTACGTTCTTTCCAAGGATGAGGGCGGTCGTCACAGCCCGTTCTTTACAGGTTATCGTCCGCAGTTCTATTTTAGAACAACCGATATTACCGGAACCGTTACACTGCCTCAAGGCGTTGATATGGTTAAGCCGGGTGATAACACCAAGATTATCGGTGAGCTGATTCATCCTATCGCTATGGATAAGGGTTTGAAGCTTGCTATTCGTGAAGGCGGCCGGACTATCGCCTCCGGACAGGTTACGGAGATTTTAGCGTAA
- a CDS encoding DUF4139 domain-containing protein, producing the protein MKNMISMILSAACIVGITAEPAKNFSADDIPLKKVTLYSSGVAHYVHEGTVTGSGNIALLFSPAQINDVLKSLVVTDPGAKSLAVNYQSEDTLRKTLESLKIDLSAATTLYDILKAQKGAEVELFTPHQITGKILSVDKNSSKETDSFFISLAAKDGIHLIAFSDIQSFKFTDARRNEDLNTALALILDASAKNRKKLDIKIDAQGERKIGLSYVMEAPVWKASYRLDMGTDKAAFQAWAIIDNSTDLDWKNITLTLTTGRPVGFTQNLYAPYYTYRPEVPLAIAQAAKAETFASADTAVEYAAAMPLAEKRSMMMKKEASRYASEAYDEAEYQDLEEKNTSAYFENQAEAGNAGEMFAFTPSKPITLERQQSTMIPLTLATLPAEKYSVFSSIPYNERVNPKFCISIENTSGLKLPAGSITVLDGGEYSGDALLEFLPEAEKRLIAYGDDIEVTGSKRADSTRTIETIKMADGVMTTSYRQVQSTIYLIRNANKKERTVIVEHAKNAGFELTSKQALAETTANKYRFKFKAAGNTGTELKVEEARTYQSTQKIFDMNSNTFISYTTNAEIPEKVRKAFASIITEKEKVSAAEKALKTLQDRQTEIGKEQDRVRRNLEAVGSESQQGRAFLTKLLKLETELDELKTDITTATEQLTNAQQKFAAFVKNIRIE; encoded by the coding sequence ATGAAGAATATGATTTCTATGATTTTATCTGCTGCTTGTATAGTCGGCATCACAGCCGAACCTGCGAAAAACTTTAGTGCGGACGATATTCCGCTTAAAAAGGTAACGTTGTACTCATCGGGCGTTGCGCACTATGTACATGAAGGGACGGTAACCGGTTCGGGGAATATAGCGCTCTTGTTTTCACCCGCTCAAATTAACGATGTGCTGAAATCGCTTGTTGTAACGGATCCCGGCGCAAAAAGTTTAGCCGTCAATTATCAGTCCGAGGACACGCTGAGGAAAACGCTGGAAAGTTTAAAAATCGACCTTTCCGCCGCTACAACACTCTACGATATTTTAAAAGCGCAAAAGGGCGCCGAAGTGGAACTGTTTACACCTCATCAAATTACCGGAAAGATTTTGAGCGTCGATAAAAACAGCTCAAAAGAAACGGACTCTTTCTTTATTTCGCTTGCAGCGAAAGACGGCATCCACCTTATCGCCTTTTCAGACATTCAATCCTTTAAATTTACCGATGCCAGACGAAATGAAGATTTAAATACCGCTTTGGCGCTTATCCTCGACGCTTCGGCAAAGAACCGCAAAAAACTGGACATTAAAATCGATGCGCAAGGTGAACGGAAAATCGGTCTTTCTTATGTTATGGAAGCGCCGGTATGGAAAGCAAGTTATCGGCTCGACATGGGTACCGATAAAGCGGCGTTTCAGGCATGGGCGATTATCGACAATTCAACCGACCTCGACTGGAAGAATATTACGCTTACCCTCACAACGGGAAGGCCGGTCGGTTTTACGCAAAACCTCTATGCCCCCTACTATACGTATCGCCCCGAAGTGCCGCTTGCAATTGCACAAGCCGCGAAAGCAGAAACATTTGCCTCGGCTGATACGGCTGTCGAATATGCCGCAGCTATGCCTCTCGCAGAAAAACGGTCGATGATGATGAAAAAGGAAGCGTCTAGGTATGCATCTGAAGCGTATGATGAAGCGGAGTATCAAGACTTAGAGGAAAAAAATACTTCGGCCTATTTTGAAAATCAAGCTGAAGCCGGTAATGCGGGAGAAATGTTTGCCTTTACGCCGTCAAAACCGATTACACTTGAGCGGCAGCAAAGCACGATGATTCCCCTTACCCTTGCCACTCTTCCTGCAGAAAAGTATTCGGTGTTTTCATCCATTCCATATAACGAGCGTGTTAATCCTAAGTTCTGTATCAGTATTGAAAACACATCAGGCTTAAAACTGCCTGCCGGCTCCATTACAGTTCTTGACGGGGGGGAATACTCAGGTGATGCTCTTTTGGAGTTTTTACCCGAAGCCGAAAAACGCCTGATTGCTTACGGAGACGATATCGAAGTAACCGGTTCAAAGCGAGCCGATTCCACAAGGACGATTGAAACCATAAAGATGGCTGACGGAGTGATGACAACGTCGTACCGGCAAGTCCAAAGCACGATTTATTTGATACGAAATGCCAATAAAAAAGAGAGAACCGTTATTGTTGAACACGCAAAGAACGCAGGGTTTGAGCTGACATCAAAACAAGCTCTTGCGGAAACGACTGCAAACAAATATCGGTTTAAGTTTAAAGCTGCAGGCAATACCGGTACCGAGCTAAAAGTAGAAGAAGCTCGCACCTATCAATCAACTCAAAAAATATTCGATATGAATTCAAATACATTCATTTCCTACACGACCAATGCCGAAATTCCCGAAAAAGTACGGAAGGCATTTGCGTCTATTATAACGGAGAAAGAAAAGGTTTCTGCGGCGGAAAAAGCCCTAAAGACTTTGCAGGATCGTCAGACGGAAATCGGAAAGGAACAAGACCGTGTACGTAGGAATCTTGAGGCGGTCGGTTCTGAAAGTCAGCAGGGTAGAGCGTTCTTAACCAAGCTGCTCAAGCTCGAAACCGAACTGGACGAGCTGAAAACAGACATCACAACCGCAACGGAGCAGCTCACCAACGCACAGCAAAAATTTGCCGCATTCGTAAAGAATATCAGGATCGAATAA
- a CDS encoding molybdopterin-binding protein: protein MKEIPLSEAVGHVLCHDLTQIIVGVSKDARFRKGHIVTEEDIPVLRSMGKEHLFVWEKTENLLHEDEGAEVLAAAAMGANLEKTSPKEGKIELKATVDGMLKIDTDRLFAINKLGKVMIATQRNYVPLKKGQTAAGMRVIPLLIEKEKMAEVAAIADAANPLMSIIPYSIKTCTILVTGHEVLTGVIKDTFAPVVQAKLAEYGVETLKTVNTGDDVETITAEIQKAIQAGSQMVLCTGGMSVDPDDKTPAAIRASGARIVSYGAPVLPGAMMLLAYAGDIPIAGLPGCVMYAKRTVFDRLLPRILAREPITVEDIALLGEGGLCP, encoded by the coding sequence GTGAAAGAAATACCGCTTTCCGAGGCGGTCGGACACGTATTGTGCCACGACCTGACCCAGATTATCGTAGGGGTGTCGAAAGACGCTCGGTTTAGAAAGGGGCATATCGTTACAGAGGAGGACATTCCGGTGCTCCGCTCGATGGGTAAGGAACACCTGTTTGTCTGGGAAAAGACTGAAAACCTGCTGCATGAAGATGAGGGGGCTGAAGTTCTTGCTGCAGCGGCGATGGGAGCAAATCTGGAAAAGACCTCCCCCAAGGAAGGCAAGATTGAGCTGAAGGCAACGGTTGACGGGATGCTTAAAATCGACACCGACCGGCTTTTTGCAATCAACAAGCTCGGTAAGGTGATGATTGCAACACAACGCAATTATGTGCCGCTTAAAAAAGGACAGACGGCGGCAGGAATGCGGGTTATTCCGCTCTTGATCGAAAAGGAAAAAATGGCTGAGGTAGCTGCAATCGCCGATGCCGCCAATCCGCTGATGTCTATCATCCCTTACAGCATCAAAACCTGTACGATTCTGGTAACGGGGCACGAAGTTCTAACAGGAGTTATTAAAGATACCTTTGCGCCGGTCGTACAGGCAAAGCTGGCGGAATATGGCGTGGAAACATTGAAAACCGTGAATACCGGAGATGATGTAGAAACCATCACGGCAGAGATACAAAAGGCCATACAGGCAGGTTCCCAGATGGTACTCTGCACGGGCGGTATGAGTGTCGACCCCGATGATAAAACCCCCGCCGCCATCCGCGCAAGCGGCGCGCGCATAGTCAGCTACGGAGCTCCCGTCCTCCCCGGCGCAATGATGCTGTTGGCCTATGCGGGCGATATTCCTATCGCAGGACTTCCCGGCTGTGTGATGTATGCCAAGCGCACCGTCTTCGATCGGCTGTTGCCGCGTATCCTTGCCCGCGAACCCATTACCGTTGAAGATATTGCGCTGCTGGGAGAGGGCGGCTTATGCCCGTAA
- a CDS encoding molybdenum cofactor biosynthesis protein B, whose product MPVTGSTVRYRAAIICASDRCFQGLREDASSPIIAEMLTGQGYEITATVMLPDEYEALQKTMANIADEGSADLIVTTGGTGLAPRDITPEATAAVIDRAVPGIPEAMRAESMKITPHGMLSRGIAGIRKRTLIINLPGSPKAVKENLSYILPALDHALLMLTGGTQDCVAAKA is encoded by the coding sequence ATGCCCGTAACCGGCAGCACCGTCCGGTATAGAGCGGCTATTATCTGTGCATCCGACCGCTGCTTTCAGGGCTTGCGCGAAGATGCAAGCAGCCCTATAATAGCCGAAATGCTCACCGGTCAAGGATATGAGATTACCGCTACGGTAATGCTCCCCGATGAGTACGAAGCGCTGCAGAAGACAATGGCGAATATAGCCGATGAAGGCAGCGCCGACCTTATCGTTACAACAGGCGGCACCGGACTCGCTCCCCGCGATATAACCCCCGAAGCGACCGCTGCGGTTATCGACCGCGCCGTCCCCGGTATTCCCGAAGCAATGCGTGCGGAAAGCATGAAGATAACACCGCACGGAATGCTTTCCCGCGGTATTGCGGGCATACGAAAACGCACGCTGATTATCAACCTTCCCGGAAGTCCCAAAGCGGTAAAGGAAAATCTTTCCTACATTTTGCCCGCTTTGGATCACGCACTTTTGATGCTTACCGGCGGCACGCAGGATTGCGTCGCAGCCAAAGCATAG
- the modA gene encoding molybdate ABC transporter substrate-binding protein, with protein sequence MKKTVVALLIGSIILAPLCAGGSKENAAPAKKTEIMISAAASLKNCIQDLSAMYTGKNPQVTITANFGASGALQQQIEQGAPADVFFSAGIKQMNALKEKGMMIDSSVKNILENKVVLITPKNAAALDFFEDLAKSSVKKIGVGEPKSVPVGQYTEQIFQNLGLTDKVASKLIFAKDVREVLSWVETGNVDAGVVYETDAEISKDVTICSTAPEGSHKKVIYPIGVVKASAHAAEAQKFVDFLFSDAAKEVFARYGFTVISK encoded by the coding sequence ATGAAGAAAACCGTTGTAGCGCTGCTTATCGGCAGCATCATACTAGCCCCGCTCTGTGCGGGAGGTAGCAAAGAAAATGCCGCCCCTGCCAAAAAGACGGAAATTATGATTTCGGCGGCAGCCAGCCTGAAAAACTGCATTCAGGATCTTTCGGCTATGTACACCGGAAAAAATCCGCAGGTAACTATTACCGCGAATTTCGGTGCATCGGGAGCCTTGCAGCAGCAGATTGAACAGGGCGCTCCGGCAGATGTTTTCTTTTCCGCCGGTATTAAGCAGATGAATGCGCTCAAGGAAAAGGGGATGATGATCGATTCAAGTGTAAAGAACATCCTTGAAAATAAAGTTGTTCTGATTACCCCCAAAAACGCAGCTGCCCTTGATTTCTTTGAAGACCTCGCCAAAAGCTCCGTAAAGAAAATCGGCGTCGGCGAACCGAAATCCGTACCGGTCGGGCAGTATACCGAACAGATTTTTCAAAATCTTGGCCTTACCGATAAGGTTGCTTCCAAGCTTATCTTTGCAAAAGATGTCCGCGAAGTCCTTTCGTGGGTAGAAACAGGCAACGTTGATGCAGGCGTCGTATACGAAACCGATGCGGAGATCAGCAAGGATGTTACCATCTGTTCCACCGCTCCCGAAGGCAGCCATAAAAAAGTTATCTATCCGATCGGTGTCGTAAAGGCAAGCGCTCATGCGGCCGAAGCGCAGAAGTTTGTAGACTTCCTGTTCTCCGACGCGGCAAAAGAAGTCTTTGCACGTTACGGATTCACCGTCATTTCCAAGTAA
- the modB gene encoding molybdate ABC transporter permease subunit: protein MFDYAPLFISLRAAILSGIFVFILGTAAARLCLNIRGKLLVLIDVLFTLPMVLPPTVLGFFLLVIFGRNSPLGMLLAKAGISLIFTWQATVIASIVVSFPLMYKGAKGALEQVNEDHVWAARTLGMSELSIFIRIMLPEAWPGILAGLALSFARSLGEFGATLLVAGNIPGRTQTIPMAIYFATAGGDMHTAWVWVGVITAVSCAALFIMNMFSREKRV from the coding sequence ATGTTTGACTACGCGCCGCTTTTTATCTCGCTGCGCGCAGCCATCCTTTCCGGGATTTTCGTATTCATACTGGGAACGGCGGCGGCGCGGCTCTGTTTAAATATCCGCGGTAAATTACTCGTTCTTATCGATGTGCTTTTTACCTTGCCGATGGTATTGCCGCCGACGGTACTGGGCTTTTTCCTACTCGTCATATTCGGAAGAAACAGCCCACTCGGTATGCTGCTCGCAAAAGCAGGAATTTCACTCATATTTACATGGCAGGCAACGGTTATCGCTTCGATCGTGGTTTCCTTCCCGCTGATGTATAAGGGAGCAAAGGGTGCGCTGGAACAAGTAAATGAGGATCACGTGTGGGCGGCGCGCACCCTCGGCATGAGCGAGCTTTCCATCTTTATCCGCATTATGCTGCCGGAAGCATGGCCGGGCATCCTTGCAGGGCTTGCTTTGAGCTTTGCCCGCTCGCTCGGAGAATTCGGCGCAACGCTGCTGGTTGCCGGAAATATCCCCGGCCGTACTCAAACCATCCCGATGGCTATTTACTTTGCGACCGCGGGAGGCGATATGCACACGGCGTGGGTATGGGTCGGCGTGATTACCGCGGTTTCATGCGCGGCACTCTTTATCATGAATATGTTTTCGAGGGAAAAACGGGTATGA
- a CDS encoding sulfate/molybdate ABC transporter ATP-binding protein has translation MKLEALIVKKMKGFTLDVSLSAAQGEIVGLLGESGGGKSMTLKSIAGILTPDSGRIVLNDHVLFDSERKINVPVRERNAGYMFQSYALFPYMTVRENICCGIKDRNRKKEIANQFLELLHITPFEGRYPKELSGGQQQRVALARLLAAAPTLIMLDEPFSALDNELKDSLHEDLKATLERAACPVLFVSHNKDEVERYCTRSLFIKNGRITTEQTQQIV, from the coding sequence ATGAAGCTTGAAGCATTGATTGTAAAAAAAATGAAAGGTTTTACCCTTGATGTAAGTCTTTCAGCCGCGCAGGGGGAAATTGTCGGCTTACTCGGAGAATCGGGCGGCGGAAAATCTATGACGCTGAAATCCATTGCCGGTATTCTAACACCCGATTCAGGCAGAATTGTCTTAAACGATCATGTCCTTTTCGATTCCGAGCGGAAAATCAATGTACCGGTACGGGAGCGGAACGCCGGTTACATGTTTCAGTCGTATGCGCTTTTTCCGTATATGACCGTGCGAGAAAACATTTGCTGCGGAATAAAAGACCGGAATCGTAAAAAAGAAATTGCCAACCAGTTTCTGGAGCTTTTGCACATCACCCCCTTTGAAGGACGCTATCCGAAGGAGCTTTCGGGCGGACAGCAGCAGCGGGTTGCCCTTGCGCGTCTCCTCGCCGCCGCCCCAACGCTGATTATGTTGGATGAACCGTTTTCCGCCCTCGATAATGAACTGAAAGATTCCCTCCACGAAGATTTAAAAGCAACGCTCGAACGCGCCGCGTGCCCCGTCCTCTTTGTTTCGCACAATAAAGATGAGGTTGAACGGTACTGCACCCGCTCACTGTTCATCAAAAACGGCAGGATCACGACCGAACAAACGCAACAGATCGTTTAA
- the pheT gene encoding phenylalanine--tRNA ligase subunit beta, translating to MPKIDVNEQLFFNLLGKKYDYSPEFEHLLSSAKAELDEAPSAAAPQDERIIKIELNDTNRPDLWSTAGLARLLRMHTGGASNKARYQAFLSTLSERKDSGKRIVTVDPELQHIRPFMTAFVISGKPIDDAMLKDIIQTQEKLCWNFGRKRRSVSMGVYRSELINWPVHYRAVDPHTTSFRPLGFDTEMTCERIITEHPKGKEYGWILKDMKKVPLLSDSKGGVLSMAPIINSAEIGAVQPGDADLLVELTGTDMPSLLLATNIVACDFSDAGYTILPVSVEYPYDTGFGKTITTPLYFQEPTKTTVHAVNKLLGTELSAQDIVEALERMDNTVTVEGDCLSLMPPAYRNDFLHEVDIIEDVMMGKTVEFFEPETPREFTIGRLSPVTQLSRKIKSLMVGFGYQEMIFNYLGSKKDYIDRMNIDGTGVIEIANPMSENYQFVRPSIIPSLLSAETVSGNAVYPHRIFETGKIAYLAPEENTGTRTRQSLGFLTVNQDANFNEAASLVAGLLYYLQMDYNVCETHDPRFIEGRQAGVLADGKQIGIFGELHPQVLENWSVTVPAFAGELDIESILGHLKKNS from the coding sequence ATGCCCAAGATCGATGTAAATGAACAGCTTTTTTTCAATTTATTAGGAAAAAAATACGATTATTCCCCCGAATTTGAACACTTATTAAGCTCTGCAAAGGCGGAGCTGGACGAAGCTCCTTCCGCAGCAGCACCGCAAGATGAACGCATTATAAAAATTGAATTAAACGATACCAACCGTCCCGACCTGTGGTCAACAGCGGGGCTTGCTCGCCTTTTGCGTATGCACACGGGAGGTGCTTCAAACAAAGCTCGGTATCAAGCATTTTTATCGACATTGAGCGAGCGGAAGGATTCCGGAAAACGGATAGTAACCGTAGACCCCGAATTACAGCATATCCGCCCCTTTATGACGGCGTTTGTCATTTCGGGTAAGCCCATCGACGATGCTATGCTGAAAGATATTATCCAAACACAGGAAAAACTGTGCTGGAACTTCGGCCGAAAACGCCGTTCCGTGTCGATGGGAGTGTACCGCAGTGAACTGATCAATTGGCCGGTACACTACCGCGCTGTTGACCCACACACAACCTCGTTTAGACCGCTCGGATTCGACACCGAAATGACGTGTGAGCGCATTATCACCGAACACCCGAAAGGCAAGGAATACGGCTGGATACTCAAAGATATGAAGAAGGTACCGCTCTTATCGGATTCAAAGGGCGGTGTGCTTTCAATGGCGCCGATTATCAACAGTGCGGAGATCGGCGCGGTACAGCCGGGGGATGCCGACCTGTTGGTTGAGCTGACCGGTACCGATATGCCCTCTCTGCTGCTTGCAACCAACATTGTTGCCTGCGATTTTTCCGATGCGGGATACACGATTTTACCGGTCAGCGTAGAATATCCGTATGACACGGGCTTCGGTAAGACGATTACTACGCCGCTTTACTTCCAAGAGCCGACAAAGACGACGGTTCATGCCGTCAATAAGCTCCTCGGAACGGAGCTTTCGGCGCAGGACATTGTGGAAGCGTTAGAGCGTATGGACAACACCGTTACCGTCGAGGGGGATTGTCTGTCGCTGATGCCGCCTGCATACCGGAACGACTTTTTACACGAAGTGGATATTATCGAAGACGTGATGATGGGTAAAACCGTCGAGTTCTTTGAGCCGGAAACGCCGCGGGAATTTACCATCGGGCGGCTCTCTCCGGTTACCCAGCTGAGCAGAAAGATTAAAAGTTTGATGGTCGGCTTCGGCTATCAAGAGATGATTTTTAACTATCTCGGCTCAAAAAAGGACTACATCGACCGCATGAATATAGACGGAACGGGGGTAATCGAAATTGCAAACCCCATGTCGGAAAACTATCAGTTTGTCCGCCCGTCCATCATTCCGTCGCTCTTATCCGCAGAAACGGTTTCGGGAAATGCGGTCTATCCGCACCGTATCTTTGAAACGGGGAAAATCGCGTACCTTGCTCCCGAAGAAAATACCGGTACGCGCACCCGCCAAAGCCTCGGTTTTCTGACCGTAAACCAAGATGCCAACTTTAACGAAGCCGCCAGCCTTGTCGCCGGTTTATTGTACTATCTGCAAATGGACTACAACGTATGTGAAACGCACGACCCGCGCTTTATCGAAGGGCGACAGGCGGGGGTTCTTGCCGATGGGAAACAAATCGGCATTTTCGGCGAATTGCATCCGCAAGTGTTAGAAAACTGGTCTGTTACCGTTCCGGCCTTTGCGGGAGAGCTCGATATCGAAAGTATCCTTGGTCATCTGAAGAAGAACTCTTAG